The following nucleotide sequence is from Streptomyces brevispora.
GTCGATCTGGAGCGCCGCGATATGGGCGAGCTCGTCACCGGACAGCGCGGAGAAGACCACCACGTCGTCCAGCCGGTTGAGGAACTCCGGCTTGAACGAGGCCCGTACGACCTCCATGACCTGCTTCTTCTTCTCCTCGGGACTGGCCATCGAGTCGACCAGGTACTGGCTGCCGAGGTTGGAGGTCAGGACCAGGATGGTGTTGCGGAAGTCCACCGTCCGGCCCTGTCCGTCGGTGAGCCGGCCGTCGTCGAGGACCTGGAGCAGGATGTCGAAGACCTCGGGATGGGCCTTCTCGACCTCGTCCAGCAGGATGACGCTGTACGGGCGGCGGCGGACGGCCTCGGTGAGCTGGCCGCCCTCCTCGTACCCGACGTAACCGGGCGGGGCGCCGACCAGCCGGGCCACGCTGTGCTTCTCGCTGTACTCGCTCATGTCGATGCGGACCATGGCCCGCTCGTCGTCGAAGAGGAAGTCCGCGAGCGCCTTGGCCAGTTCGGTCTTGCCGACGCCGGTCGGGCCGAGGAAGAGGAACGATCCGGTGGGCCGGTCGGGGTCGGCGATTCCGGCCCGGGTACGGCGCACCGCGTCCGAGACGGCCTGCACGGCCTCCGTCTGCCCGATGAGGCGCCTGCCCAGCTCCTCCTCCATGCGCAGCAGTTTCTGGGTCTCGCCCTCCAGCAGCCGTCCGGCCGGAATACCGGTCCAGGCGCCGACGACATCGGCGATGTCGTCCGGGCCGACCTCCTCCTTGACCAGGGTCTCCTTGGGCTCCTTCGCGGCTTCCTCCTCGGCCTCGGCGGCCTCGGCGAGTTCCCGCTCCAGGCCCGGGATCTCCCCGTACAGCAGCTTGGAGGCGCTGTCGAAGTCGCCGTCGCGCTGGGCCCGTTCGGCCTGTCCGCGCAGATCGTCGAGGCGCTCCTTCAGCTCACCGACCCGGTTGAGACCCTGCTTCTCCTTCTCCCAGCGGGCGTTGAGGCCGCGCAGCTCCTCCTCCTTGTCGGCGAGGTCGCGGCGGAGCTTCTCCAGCCGCTGCTTGGAGGCGGCGTCGGACTCGTTCTTGAGGGCCAGCTCCTCCATGTGCAACCGGTCGACGGCGCGCTGGAGTTCGTCGATCTCGACAGGCGAGGAGTCGATCTCCATGCGCAGCCGGGAGGCCGCCTCGTCGACGAGGTCGATGGCCTTGTCGGGAAGGAAGCGCGAGGTGATGTAGCGGTCCGAGAGGGTCGCGGCGGCGACCAGCGAGGAGTCCGCGATCTGCACCTTGTGGTGGGCCTCGTAGCGGCCCTTGAGCCCGCGCAGGATCGCGATGGTGTCCTCGACGGACGGCTCCGCCACCAGCACCTGCTGGAAGCGGCGCTCCAGCGCCGGGTCCTTCTCGATGCGCTCGCGGTACTCGTCGAGCGTGGTGGCACCGACCATCCGCAGTTCGCCGCGGGCCAGCATGGGCTTGAGCATGTTGCCCGCGTCCATGGCGGAGTCACCACCGGCTCCGGCACCGACGACGGTGTGGAGTTCGTCGATGAACGTGATGATCTGGCCGCCGCTCTCCTTGATCTCGGAGAGGACGGTCTTCAGCCGCTCCTCGAACTCGCCGCGGTACTTGGCGCCCGCGACCATCGCGCCGAGGTCCAGCGAGACGAGCCGCTTGTTCTTCAGGGACTCGGGGACGTCGCCCTTGACGATGCGCTGGGCGAGTCCTTCGACGACGGCCGTCTTGCCGACCCCGGGCTCACCGATGAGCACGGGGTTGTTCTTGGTGCGTCGCGAGAGCACCTGGACGACGCGGCGGATCTCCTGGTCACGGCCGATGACCGGGTCGAGCTTCCCCTCGCGTGCGGCCGCGGTGAAGTCCGTACCGAATTTCTCCAGGGCCTTGTACTGGCCCTCCGGGTCCGGTGTCGTCACCCGGCGCCCTCCCCTGCTCTTCTCGAATGCGTCCAGCAGCTTCTTCGCGCTGGCCCCCTGCGCGTCGAGGATCTCACCGGCGCGGCCCCCCTTCGCCGCCACGCCGATCAGCAGGTGCTCGGTGGAGATGTAGTCGTCGCCGAGCTCCTTCGCCCGCTGCGCCGCGTCGGAGATGACGGCGAGCAGCTCACGGTTGGGCTGGGGCGGTGCGACGGTCGACCCGGTCACGCTGGGCTGCGCGGCCAGCAGCCGCTCGGTCGCGGTGCGTACGGCGATCTGGTCCGCCTCGACGGCGGCGAGCAGATCGACGATGTTCTCGTTGTCCTCCCCCGCCAGCAGCGCGAGCAGCAGATGCCCGGGGGTCAGATCGGGGTGCCCGTCCTTCACGGCCCTGTTGGTGGCCGCGTTGATGGCGTCCCGGCTCCTGTTCGTCAGCTCGGCGTCCACGTGCGCTCTCTCCTCCTTGCGGTGACTGGCCCGCACTCACTTCTGACACGATGAACGTGCACAAAGTTGAGTCTATTCCACTCAAGGCGGAAGGGGTGCTCTCCCGCACCGATTCCGCACCCCGTGTTCCGAGTGAACCGGCCGGTCCGCCCGCCCGCCACCGCAGAGCGGTGCGGGGCTGCCTACCCTGGCCCCATGGCAGTCGACGTACGCGATCCCGGACCCGAGTACCTCGCGTTCTGGCGGGAGCCCCATCTGTGCACCCTCACCACACCCCGCCCCGACGGCACCCCGCACGTGGTCCCGGTGTGCGTGACGTACGACCCCGAGGCCGGCCTCGCCCGCATCATCACCAACGGGAGCAGCCGCAAGGCCGCCAACGTCCTGGCCGCGGGCCCGGACGGCGCACGGGTCGCGGTCTGCCAGGTGGACGGGCGCCGCTGGGCGACCCTGGAGGGCGTCGCCAGGGTGCGTACGGAGCAGGACAGGGTCGAGCACGCGGTACGCCTCAAGACGGAACGCTACGGGCGCGCGCCGGGGCCCAACCCGGACCGGGTCGTCATCGAGATCACCCTGGACCGGGCGCTCGGCCGCGGCTGACCCGGGCTCTCCGGGCGGGCACATCACAACGGCGCCACCGTGTTCAGGTCACGGTGACGCCGTTGTGTGGGGGAGTGTCTGAGCGACGTGGAACGACGGGGGATCGCTCAGGCACTGCGGGGGGTGGCGGCGATGGCTGCTGGTTCGAACAGCTGGTGGTCACGCTGTGCGAGGTTCACAAAGATCATGTCGTACCGAACAGCGCAGCGCACGGGCTGCGGGGCGCCACGTGGCTTGCGGAGACAACGGTAGGCGCGGACTTCCCCGTCGTCCTCACGGGCGACGACGACCGGGTCACCGAACAGAGTGACCATCAACGAATCACCACGGTGGGGGAGTGCCGTGACGAGGTCGATGAAATGCCACCCTGAGCGGTAGGCGGTTGCCATCTCGCGCCGGAAGGTCCGGTCATCGGGCGGGGTGGTCATGTCACAGTTCCACGACAGTCGCTGTCGGGGAACCCCAGGTGATGTCGCCCTGGACGTTCTTCGACGCGGCTGTCCAGGTGATGTCGCGCTTGGCATCCTTCGGCGCGACTTCCCAGGTGATGTCGCCCTGGAGGTTCTTCGACGCAACCCCCCAGGTGATGTCGCGCTTGGCGTTCTTCGGCGCGACTTCCCAGGTGATGTCGCCCTGGAGGTTCCCCGGCGCGACTTCCCACGTGATGTCGCCGGCAGAGGCAGCGCTCGCGACGTCACTCGATACCGTGTCCGGCGCAACCTGCCAGGTAATGTCAGTCGCACCCAGCACGCCGTAGGCCAAGGCCCCCGCAAACGCAGTGGCAAGCACCGAGCGAAGCATTCGCTTATACATTTCGGCTTCGTCCTCACTTGATGGGTCATCTCCCCCGCACATAAGACGATGTCTCACCCAGGGACGCGAACACCACTGGGTCGATGCATCATGTTCCTGCTGGTTCAAGAACATGGGGGGTGGAGATATGGCCACAAATAGAACAAATCCGGGACATCCTCATGGGATCACCGAACTGTGCGACGCGGGACGACGCCTTTACGCCAGTGCACTGCGAACGGGACGGATACCTCGCTCAGAGGTATCACCCGCTCCGTGCCTGATGGAATTCGCTCTCCTGCACCCGGACCCCGACGATCCCAAGTGGCTCCGCCCAGTTCCTCCGTCGGCCGCACTCGCGCAGCGACTTCACCCCATCGAACGGGAGATCCAGGACCGACGACGGCGCTCCCTCGAACTGACCGATTCCTTCGAGCCCTTCATGGACATCAGCGCCCAGGACGCTCCGACCACGCACGCCATCACCGTGCTGGAGGGCAAGGCCCGAATCAATGCCGCGATCGATGTCGCGACGGCCGACTGCACCACCGAAGTGCTCACCATCCAGCCCGGCGGCGGGCGCAGCGAGCTCACTCTCAGCAAGGGTGTCGAACGGGGCCAGGCGGTGATCGACCGCGGCGTCAGCATCCGCACGCTGTACCAGCACACGGTCCGGCACCATCACGGGACCTACGCCTACGCCGAGCGCCTGGCGGACGGCAAGGTCGAGATCCGCACCCTCGAAGAACTCGTCGAGCGCATGCTCGTCTTCGACCGCACCGTGGCCTTCATCCCCGCCCAGGAAGACGCGGAGGTCGCACTGGAGCTGCGTCATCCCGGTCTGGTCACCTATCTCATCCGGGTGTTCGAGCAGCTCTGGCAGCGCGGCACTCCCCTGCTCGAGGACGTGCGGTACAACCCCACACCGGACGGCATCAGCGGTGTTCAACGTTCCATCGCCCAACTCCTGGTGGAAGGACACGTCGACGACTCGATAGCCCGTCGCCTCGGCATGAACGTACGCACCTGCCGGACCCACATCGCCAAACTGAACGCCACTCTCGGCAGCAGGAGCCGGACCCAACTCGGCTACCTGATAGCCCAGTCAGGAATCCTGGATGAGGATTCCTGACTGGCCGGCACCAAATGACCCCCGCCCCCGGGCCGGGAGCACGGCCACACAACTGGGGAGAAGCATGGCCACGCCCTTGATCCGCCGGGAGAGTTCCCGGCTCCCCCGACAACACCCACAGTGGCCCGAAAACCGCGCTGCCACCACCGTCATCTTCCTGCAACGCCACAAGTGGGGGGGCACGAATGGGCAGGGATGAGGACACATCCGTGCACACACACGAGGACCGCGCGCTGTGCGACGCGGGGGTCAGGATCTACACCGAAGCACTGAGCGCGGGACGCATCCCCCGCACCGCCCTCGAACCGGCTCCCTGCCTCACCGAGCTGGCCCTGGTCCACCCCGACCCGCAGGACGACTCCCTGATACGGCCCGTGCCGCCGTCCGCCGCCCTGGCCCATCTGCTGCAACCCGTCATCCGGGAGATCCACGAACGCATCAGCCTCACCGCGTCCCTCGCCGACTCCCTGGCGCCGCTGGCCTCCGTCGCCAGTGCGGATCCCAATCTCGCCATCACCGTGCTCGAAGGCATACCGCTGATCGACGCGACCATCCACGACGCCCTGAACGGCGCGCGGAACGAGGTCCTCACGTTGCAGCCGGGAAGCAGCCGCCCGGCGGAGCAGCTCAAGAAGGCGCTGGCGCGCGCCCTGTCCGCCGTCGGACACGGCGCGACGCTCCGTCACATCTACCAGCATCCGACCCGCTACAGCCCGACCATCAAGGCGTATCTGGACGACATACCGGCGGCCCACATCCAGGTCCGCACCACCGAGCAGACGGTCGAACGGCTGTTCATCTTCGACCGCACGGTGGCCTTCATCCCGGCCAACGCCAAGCGCGACGTGGCCCTCGAAATCCGTCACCCCGCGCTGGTCCGCTATCTGACCCAGGTGTACGAGGTCCTGTGGGCGCAGGCCACCCCGCTCACCGAGCCCCTGCCGGCCGCCCCGGCGGACATCTCCGTGACCGCG
It contains:
- a CDS encoding helix-turn-helix transcriptional regulator, with product MGRDEDTSVHTHEDRALCDAGVRIYTEALSAGRIPRTALEPAPCLTELALVHPDPQDDSLIRPVPPSAALAHLLQPVIREIHERISLTASLADSLAPLASVASADPNLAITVLEGIPLIDATIHDALNGARNEVLTLQPGSSRPAEQLKKALARALSAVGHGATLRHIYQHPTRYSPTIKAYLDDIPAAHIQVRTTEQTVERLFIFDRTVAFIPANAKRDVALEIRHPALVRYLTQVYEVLWAQATPLTEPLPAAPADISVTAVQLSIARLLVEGHVDQVVARKLGISVRTCRAHISKLMQSLDATSRTQLGALLIQSGIVERAE
- a CDS encoding helix-turn-helix transcriptional regulator: MEFALLHPDPDDPKWLRPVPPSAALAQRLHPIEREIQDRRRRSLELTDSFEPFMDISAQDAPTTHAITVLEGKARINAAIDVATADCTTEVLTIQPGGGRSELTLSKGVERGQAVIDRGVSIRTLYQHTVRHHHGTYAYAERLADGKVEIRTLEELVERMLVFDRTVAFIPAQEDAEVALELRHPGLVTYLIRVFEQLWQRGTPLLEDVRYNPTPDGISGVQRSIAQLLVEGHVDDSIARRLGMNVRTCRTHIAKLNATLGSRSRTQLGYLIAQSGILDEDS
- a CDS encoding pyridoxamine 5'-phosphate oxidase family protein, with amino-acid sequence MAVDVRDPGPEYLAFWREPHLCTLTTPRPDGTPHVVPVCVTYDPEAGLARIITNGSSRKAANVLAAGPDGARVAVCQVDGRRWATLEGVARVRTEQDRVEHAVRLKTERYGRAPGPNPDRVVIEITLDRALGRG
- a CDS encoding (2Fe-2S)-binding protein, giving the protein MTTPPDDRTFRREMATAYRSGWHFIDLVTALPHRGDSLMVTLFGDPVVVAREDDGEVRAYRCLRKPRGAPQPVRCAVRYDMIFVNLAQRDHQLFEPAAIAATPRSA
- a CDS encoding 5'-nucleotidase; translated protein: MLATAFAGALAYGVLGATDITWQVAPDTVSSDVASAASAGDITWEVAPGNLQGDITWEVAPKNAKRDITWGVASKNLQGDITWEVAPKDAKRDITWTAASKNVQGDITWGSPTATVVEL